Proteins from one Setaria italica strain Yugu1 chromosome V, Setaria_italica_v2.0, whole genome shotgun sequence genomic window:
- the LOC101785948 gene encoding ethylene-responsive transcription factor 12: MDMDPTLGAVLSHGGAGGGAVGGGDGGGDAHYRGVRKRPWGRYAAEIRDPWKKTRVWLGTFDTPVEAALAYDRAARTLRGAKAKTNFPDHAGGGGRHRHQQQHLHLARPFSRQPLPQAVPFGGVDLDCPSPWHFVYLQPEAADTALPLAATQPAAAPPPSTALELSTGQTRGGLPFDLNEAPSC, translated from the coding sequence ATGGACATGGATCCCACGTTAGGGGCTGTGTTGAGCCACGGTGGAGCCGGTGGCGGGGCGGTgggaggaggagacggcggcggcgacgcgcacTACAGGGGCGTGAGGAAGCGGCCGTGGGGCAGGTACGCTGCCGAGATCCGGGACCCGTGGAAGAAGACGCGGGTGTGGCTGGGCACGTTCGACACCCCCGTGGAGGCCGCCCTCGCGTACGACCGCGCCGCGCGCACCCTCCGCGGCGCCAAGGCCAAGACCAACTTCCCcgaccacgccggcggcggcggccgccaccgccaccagcagcagcacctccaCCTGGCGCGGCCGTTCTCGCGCCAGCCCCTGCCGCAGGCCGTCCCGTTCGGCGGCGTCGACCTCGACTGCCCTTCCCCGTGGCATTTCGTCTACCTGCAGCCCGAGGCAGCCGACACCGCGCTCCCCCTCGCCGCGACGCAGCCGgcggccgcaccgccgccgtcgacggcgcTGGAGCTCAGCACTGGCCAAACGCGGGGCGGCCTTCCGTTCGACCTCAACGAGGCGCCGTCGTGCTGA